In the genome of Campylobacter sp. RM16189, the window CAGCGCAAGATAGAGCAGGGCAGTCAGCAGCTTCAAGGCGAAGTGCAAGAGCTTGCGATAGAAGAGTGGCTTAGGCTTAAATTCCCACTTGACGTGATAGAAGAGGTTAAAAAGGGTGCAAACGGCGCTGACTGCATGCAGATAGTAAACACAAGAGATATGCAAAACTGCGGTAAAATCTACTATGAGAGCAAGCGAACGAAGAATTTTTCAAACGAATGGACAGAGAAATTTAAAGCCGATATGCGTTCAAGCGGTGCTGATGTGGGAATTTTAGTAAGTGAAGCTAGACCAAAAGATATGGAGCGACTGGGGCTGGTTGATGGTGTGTGGGTGTGTTCGTATGAAGAGTTTAAGGCGCTTAGCTTTGTGCTTAGAAATGGTTTGGTTGAGCTAAAATTTGCTAAAAATTTGAGTCAAAATCAAGGTAGTAAAATCGAACTTTTATACAGTTATCTAACTAGCAATGAGTTTAAAATGCGAATTGAAGCCATTGTAGAGGGCTTTACTTCAATGCAAGATGATCTCATAAAAGAGCAAAATGCGATGAAGCGAATTTGGAAGAGTCGCGAAAAACAGATAGAAAAAGTTCGCGATAATGCCATAGAGATGTTTGGATCTATTAAAGGGATTGCTGGAAATGCTATCGGCGAGATAAAGAGGCTTGAGCTTGGATTTGATGATGGCGATGAAATGCAGAGTGAGTGAAATTTGAGATCAAATTTCACAAATTTGCTTAATTGTTTCGCAATTTAATATTAGATTATACGAGAATGCGTCTATAACGATACCAGCATATTTTTCTTTTGAGGCTTCTAGCATAGCAAGATAGTTTTTAATCTGTAAATTTAACACTTCTTGTTCGCTATCACTTCTCCATTTCATCATTTCTTCTTTGCTTGTAAAAGCTGGAAAATAGCTGAGAGTACTTTCTTCATCTTCAAGCAGAATAAATTTGATATTTGAACCTTCTTCCTCATAGACAGCTTTTCCGTCAGGCTTTGCTAAGGCTTGATTTATAATAACAGGCGCTATAAATTCTGCCTTCTTGAGTTCTTTTATAAGCTCATTTTCGTTTTTATTACTTGGATTATCTAAAAATTGTTTCATTGATTTAACTAAAACTTCGGACATTTTTACCTCTATTTTTAAAATTTTGAGAAATTATACATTTTTTAAAATTTTAAATCAAAATTTAGCGATAAATAAGTTTCGAGGTGATATAATCACAACTTCAATTTAGCTAATGGGTTCATAGCTCAGTTGGTTAGAGCATCCGGCTCATAACCGGATGGTCCCAGGTTCGAGTCCTGGTGAACCCACCATTACCTATTTTTTAAGCAATCTTTAAACTTCAAATTATTTCACAAAATTACTATAAATACGAGCTTTAATTATTTAAAACCACTATCAATTCATATAAACAGATTATGCTTTTGTGTGTAAGCTTAGAAAGCAATATAAGATTAGTGTAAAAGGAAATTTTCGGGCCTGTAGGCGTTATCATCAAATTTAAGAATGAAAAAGAGCTTATTAAGATGGTAAATGATAGCGAATATGGCCTTGGCGGCGGGGTCTTTACTAAAGATATCACAAAAGCTCTAAGAACAGCGCGCGCGATGGAAACAGGTCGCGTCTGGGTAAACTGCTATAACCAAATTCCTGCCGGAAGTCCGTTTGGCGGATATAAGAACTCAGGTATAGGCAGAGAGACTCATAAAATCATACTTGAGCACTGTACTCAGATGAAAAATATCATGATTGATCTAACGGGAAAACCAAGCGGCTTTTACTGATATTTAAACGTCCCCTAAATTTAGGGGACGTTTGATTTTGTTTCGTATGAATTTTTAAAATTTGCACACAAATATCACTTTATCTTGAAAGTAAACGAAGCGATCAGTATCTCCTCATCGCATCTTTTACTCTCACCAAAGGCTCTTTTGTGCATGACTTTTAGTATCCATTTGCCGGGTGCTAAAGCCATAACTTCGGTTATACCTTCTAAATCAGTAGTTGCCGAAAATGCAAATTTATCTTTTAAAAATTTATCAAATGTTCCGTCTATTCTAGCCGTTTTAAGCGGCTTTCCTTCAAGCAGAATTTGAATTTTAAAAGGCTTATTTATATCAAAATTTACAGGATTTTCAAGCGGCACTATCTCCAGCTTTTGCCCTATGGTTTTAGTTACAAACTCATCTTGTTCGCTGTCAATATTTACAACCTCTTTTGCATACATTGAAGCTTGCATGCAGTAAGCGGAATCTGCTATCTGATCTTTTGTCTTATCCATATACCATTTGCCGTTTGCGTCTTTTGACCAAAACGTGCTTTTATACTCGCCTGCTAGGATATAACTTCCTTTTTTAAGCTTTTCTCCTTCGTAGTGGTAGCTTTCGCCTGTTTGGATTAGCTCTGTTTTGCCTCCGTCTTTTGAGATGATTGTAAGCGGAATAAAGGATTTAGTCTCATCTTTGGGTATCATCTCTTGATGAGGGAAGTTGTGTCCGTAGCCTATATCGGCTCTAAATTTATCCGAATTTTCTCCAAACACCCAAAAGTCATGAGCGTACGCTGCGTTTAGTATTGCGAGAGTAAATAGCGTAGCTAAAATTTTATTTATCATGATTATTCCTTAGATTAAAGAAATTTGGCATCAAATTTAACGCCAAATTTTAAAAGCTATATTTAACTCCAAGCCCAAAAGTTCTGCCCTTATCATACTCTACAAGCACGCCGTAAGATCTATCAAAGACATTCATCGGATACTCTTTGTCGGCTATGTTTTTAGCGTATAGATATACGTCGAAATTTTTCTTCATATAGCCTATCTTGGCGTCAGCCGTGAAGTAGCTTGCCCTAGCGACTGAGTTTTGAGGATCAAAGTATGTTTTTCCGATGAGGTTACCGTCTATCCTTGCATATAGTCCAAACGGCGCATAATACGAAGCTCCAAGTGAGAATTTATATTCCGGATTGTATTCGATTTTGTTGCCTTTGTTGTTTTTGCCGTTAGGGCTAATATAATTGCCGTATTTTGTTCTAAGTAAGCTTGCAGCCATGTTTATAGCAAGCTCTTTTGTAGCTCTTGCTACACCTTCTAGCTCAATGCCCATTGAGGTTGCCTTATCGGCGTTTCCTGTTATGAAATTTGCTGGGTTTTTAGGATCTATCATGTAGATATGGGTATCTTTTATATCCATATAAAAGGCAGCCGCTGAAAATCTAAAACTATCATAGGCCCCTTTTATGCCGATTTCGTAGTTGTCGCTGGTTTGTGACTCAAATTTATTCTCATCTTTTGTTCCTCCCATAGGAAATGAGTTAAATCCTCCCGCTAGATAGCCTTTAGCATACATCGCGTAAATGCTAAGTTCATCTTGTAAGGCGTATTCAAGAGCTATCTTTGGCAGGAATTTGTTCCAGCTTGCATCGTTTTCAAACGAGTAAAACGGTGCAGTTTTGCTTGAGCCGACAGGATACATATAGGTATCTACCTTGATATCTTTTTTGATCTTTTGGTATCTTCCGCCAAGCGTTAGATCAAGCTTTGAGGTAATAGGATATATGGCTTGAGCGAAGATTGAAGCTGTTTTGCTGTTCATCTTTGCAGGTGCGTCCATTTCCGTAGGCGTTCCCATCATCATAAACTGCATGCCCATTTTTCTTATATCTATCTTTTCGTTTTCAAAGAAAAGCCCGGCAATCCATCTTAAATTTTGCTCTTCATTGCTTGAGAGCCTAAATTCTTGAGATAAATTTTTAATTCTCATATCAGAAAACATGATTAGATTGTTGTTGTGCGGAAAATACTTGCTTCCCGCATCTAAGTCGTAGTTGCTTGACTGATCTATCTTTTTATATGTGGTGATAGAGCTTAGATCTACACTGTCAAAATTATAAGTGGCGTTTAGGGCGATGGAATTTGACTTTTCAAGTGAGTGTGTTTCACTTTCAAGCCTTGTTGTTTTGACATCGTCTCTTTTGAAGCTTTTAAATTTGTCATAAGGGATTACTATGCCGTCCGTGCCGTTAAATTTCTTGTAGTATCTATCCGCAAAAAGCTTTAAAGATAGCCTATCCGTAGGTATAAATTTCAAATTTAGTCCGAAGTTGTTAAGCTCTTTGCCGTTTGATTTTTTGCCTGTTATCTCGTCAGTGATCCAGCCTTGATCTTTGGATGCTGAGCCGTTTAGCCCAAGATATAGCACGTCATCTACAAGTGCGCCGTTTGCCTCAAAGGTGCCGACTCTGTATTTATATGAGCCATACTCTGCGCCGACACTTCCCGACCACTCGTTGCTAGGCTCTTTTAAGACCACGTTGATAACGCCGCCGATAGAGTCTTTACCGTAGATCGCACTTGACGGACCTTTTAGGATTTCGATTCTCTCCACGTTTGTGATAGGCACGTATGCTCCAAATTGATTACCGTGCGCTACACCATTTATGAAGATCGTTACAGGATTTGTTCTGGTAAATATCGAGCCGTTAAGCCCTCTTGTAAAAATTCCTCCGTGAAGCCCCGTTGTGGTCGATATACTTGGCACGCTTTTTAGCAGGTCTTCTATGGTTTTTATACCCTTTTCCTCTACTTCTATACTGTCAATCACACTGATACTTTGTGGGATATCTTTTAGTTTTTCCTCTATTTTGTTTGCTGTTACTTTAACCTCGCCAAGAGATACGCTCTCTGTTGCAAAGATATACGGGCATGCCGCTAAAGAGATAACGGCTGCAACTTTTAAGTATTTAGCTTTCACTTTAACTCCTGATTGTAAAAATATTTAAGTTTCATTTTACTATAATGGGATAATTATTATCAATACAAAAATATCGCTAAAAGGATTAAAAGATAGCGTTAGTTGGATTATTTTCAAATTTGTGGAGAGACTATGAGTGAAAGCAGAAAGCTTGATAAATTTTTTGATGAATTTGAGTGTAGAGTCGAATTTGGCGAAGAGAAAAAATATAAAGAAATTTCATTTAAAGATGAAAATTTAAACTGCGAACTTGAGTATTACGAGACGGGAAGCGGGCTTGGTTACTGCTCTTACGATATAAGATATAGCGAAAATTTAAGGTATCTCTCAAAGAAGAGCCCGCACTCCTTTTTATGCTTTAATGTGGGGCAGAGTGCAAACAGCTTAAGCTGGTCAAAAGATAGCCTTGTTTTAAAGCCGGGACAGCTGTGTATGGGCAGTATAAACGATAGCTTTATGGCGACAAGCAAACATCAGGGTAAAAGCTACAAGAGCCAGTCGATAATAATTGAAAATTCGCTCATCCAAGAGCTTGGAATTTTTAAAATTTTAAGTAGCGATGATGAGTTTTGCGCTAGGATAATAGATACAAATTTGACTCAAAATTTGATACTAAAAGAGCTCGCAAACTCTAAAATTTATAGCGGAAAGATGAGAGAAATTTTTATAGAGTCTAAAATTTTAGAGATGGTTTATAAAAGCTTTGCGGAAGTAAAAGCCCAAGATAGCGACAAATTTAGATATAGTGAAGATGATTTGAAACTGATACATAAAGCAAGAGAAATTTTGCTTAAAGATATACAAAATCCACCAACCATAAAAGAGCTTGCAACTCTTTGTGCTACGAACGAATTTAAGCTTAAAAATGGGTTTAAACACTGCTTTAACACGACGATTCATAGAGCTTTGCAAGATGAGCGCCTAAAGATAGCTAAAAGCCTTCTTGAACAAAACGATATAAACGTAAAAGAGGCTGCAAAGATAGTGGGATATAGCAGTTTCGCGCATTTTACTAAGATATTTAAAGAGAAATTTGGCGTATTGCCTATGGAAATTTTAAGAGGCGGTAAATTTTAGCTTTTTAAGCTAAGTTTTTGAGCTTAGGAAATTACCTGCTATAATGGCTGAAATTTTACAAGGAGAAAATATGCCAAAAGATGCAAACGGAACAGAACTAAACGCCGGAGATAACGTAACTTTGATAAAAGATTTAAAGGTAAAAGGCGCAGGCGCTACTCTTAAAAGAGGAACGATAGCAAGAAATATAAAGCTAACCGGCAATGATAAAGAGGTTGAGTGTAGGATAGATAAGATGGGTGTTATCGTACTTAAAACCGAGTTTTTAAAGAAGGCGTAAGTTAAAATTTAATCTTTACAAAGCGATATGTCGGATCAAATCTAAAGGTAAGCAGATTTTGTAAAATCCCAAATAGGCTTAAAAATGTAACAAAACTGCTTCCTCCGTAGCTGTAAAACGGAAGCGGAATACCTACAACCGGAGCAAATCCAATAGTCATCATAATGTTTACACTTACATAGATAAATATCAAAATTCCAATTCCAGTCGTCACCACTTGCGTGAAATAATCATCTTTAAGACCGTAGTTTAGGCTAAGCAGATGGGTGATTAAAAATCCGTAAAACATCATCAGCGTAAATGCCCCCAAAAAACCAAATCTTTCAATGGTATATGAAAAGATAAAATCACTAGTTGCAATTGGCAAAAATTTAAAGTGCGTTTGAGTGGCTTCATCTTTTGGTTTGCCCGTGAGACCACCGCTTCCTATGGCGACTATGCTTTGGCGAACGTGATAGCTTGATTCTTCGCTTAAAAAATCATTGATTCTTTTTTTCTGATAGTCGTGCAAATTTTCATATATTAAAGGAGCCAATATGACTATACCGGCGGCTATGCTAAGCCATATTTTTTTATTTACCCCTATGATGAATAAAATCGCATATCCCATAATTATAAGGATCAAAGCAGTGCCAAGATCAGGCTCTTTCATAATTAAAAATGCAGGTAGGATTATGTATATACTAAGTCTTAAAAAATCCTTGAGCCCATAACCGTTAATTCCCGGAGGGCGATGCTTTACTAGGTATGCCATCATAAGTAAAAATGATGGCTTGATTATCTCTGATGGCTGAATAGTAAAATGCACAAAAGGGATTTCAAGCCAGCGTTTTGCTCCGAGTTTTGTTACTCCAAATAGATCAACACTTATTAAAAGCGCTATACATAGCCAGTAAAATGCCGGTATGAGCCATTCAAGCCTCCTTATGGGAAGCAGGAAAAAAAATGTAAAAGCGAGTAGTCCTATGCTGAAATATATAAGCTGTTTATTTGATAGAATAGAATTTGCTTCCGAAACTAAAATATATGATAAAATTATAATAGGTAGTATCAAGATTGGTTGAACAAAGTCAAAATGAGTTAGAATTCGCCTATCAAGTCTTATCAAAATTTCGCCTTTTTTAGCGGAATTATAACACCAAAAAGGAAACGGTTGAATCAAATATCTGTAAAAGAGAGTAAAGATATAGGCAAAAGATTAGATCTATTTTTGTCTGAAGAGCTTAAAATCTCAAGAAATCAAATTTTAAATTTAATTAAAAATGGCTGTGTAAGTCTAAATTCAAAGCCCATATTAAAGGGCTCGGCTAAGCTTAGTCTAGATGACGTTATAGATGTAAAAATTTTAGAATCAAATGATGAAAATTTAAATTTTAGTGCGGAATTTGAAGTGTCTATTTTGTATGAAGATGATGATTTGATAGTACTTAATAAGCCGCCAAATTTAGTTGTTCATCCAGCTCCGAGCGTTAAAGAGGCTACGCTTGTAGACTGGCTTGGAAAGAAAGGCTTTTTACTATCTACTTTAAGCGGAGAGAGTAGAGCGGGCATTGTTCATAGGCTTGATAAGGGCACTAGCGGAGCTATAGTCGTGGCTAAAAACAACCGTTCACACGTAGCGCTTTCGGCTCAGTTAAGCGATAAGACAATGGGCAGAATTTATCTTGCGATTACTGATTTGCCACTTAAAGAGGAGTGTGTGATAGAGCGAAAAATAGGGAGAAATCCGAATAATCGTTTAAAAAAAGCTATTACAATTGACGGAAGAAGCGCTAAGAGTGCCTTTGTAAATTTGATTCAAGAGAGCGGAGTAAATTTAATAGCAGCTAAGCTTTTTACCGGCAGAACTCATCAGATCAGAGTTCATTTAGCCAGCATTAACCGCCATATTTTGGGCGATACTTTATATGGGTTTAAGAGCGAAAACGATAAAATAAAAAGAGTTATGCTCCACGCCTACGGGCTTTACTTCACTCATCCCAATACAGGTAAAAGGATGGAATTTGTAGCTCCGCTTTGGGATGACTTTAATGAAATTTTATTTAATAAATTTAATAAGGAGATAGTTTATGAAAAGATCGATTTTAAAAGGCTTGATGCTATCTTTGGCAGTTGTAATCACTGGCTGTGTCTCGCCTAGTACACCTACACAAATCAATTCAAATTTGCCCACTGTTACTAGTTTAAAAACTATTAGCGATATGACTGAAATAGGCTTTGAATGGACTCCTACTACTACAACAGATGTAGCAGGATACTATCTTTACAGATCAAATTCTAACGAAAACAGCAGTAAAATGAAGGTTGTGGCCGATATAAAAGATCGCTTTGCAAGTCATTATGTGGATTCAAATTTGGCTCCAGAGACTACATATTCATATGAGATGAGAACTTATAACGCAAACAAGCAAATTTCAAATCCAGGTGTAGTTATAAGTGCAAGCACTAGACCTCTTATAGAGTCGGTGCCTTTTTTAAGAGCTCTTACTAATTTGCCGGAACGTGTGAAGTTAATATGGCGTCCGCATCCTGATTTAAGAGTGGCGTCTTATATAGTGGAAAAAGCAGATATTGGTAAAGATAATTGGAGACAGATAGCAGAAATTAAAGGAAGGCTTCATGCCGAATATATCGATGATAGCGTAAAATCAGGCAGAGGGTATAAATATAGAGTTTTTGTAAAAACAAGCACGGGAGTTATATCTAAACCAAGCGAGATAGTTGATTCTACTACAAAACCCCTTCCAAACAAAGTTGTAAATATACAAGCTACTACAAATGCTCCAAAAAAGATTATTATCACATGGGATAGCGTGGCGAGCGAAGACTTTGGATACTACAAAATTTATAGCACTTCAAATAAATTTTTGCCATATACATATCTTGCTAAAACCAAAACAAATAGCTACGAGGATTTAATTAACGAAAATGGCGCTACAAGGCTATATAAGATTACTATTGTAGATAAAGACGGACTTGAGTCTAAAAAGCCCGATGAAGCCGTTACAGGATCAACTCTGGCGGCCATAGACGCTCCTATAATATCATCCATAGTAGCTGATAGTTCAGCTGTAAAAGTTCAGTGGAGCGGACCAAAAGAGGCTAGAAGCTATACTGTAATCAGGGAAGGCGGAGAAGGAGAGAGAAGATTTACAAATATAACTAGTAATGAATTTATAGATACTGATGTCAATTATAGTCTAAAATATACATATAAAGTTATAGCTATAGACGAGTATGGCATAAGTTCTGATGAATCCCATAAAGCTATGGTAATTATAGAATAATGCCAAATTTTATAACTAAAAATTTAAAATCTTTAGCCTATCCGATTATTCAGGATGAGGTGGTTTTTGCATGGGAAGCAAGAGGCAGAAACTCTACTATTATCTATACTCAAAGTGGAATTGAAGAGTTTTTTGTGACTTTGAAAGAGCATAAAAATGGCTTTTTAGTAAAAGGCGATAAGATCACGAGACCTGCTCAAGTAGGGCTGCTGCAAAAGGCTTTGGTTAAATTTAAAGAGCTAAATTGCCAAGAAGTTTTAAGTGAGGCAATAGCTGTAAAAAAAACTCATTTAACGCAAAAAACTACTTATATTTCAGATACTAAAGAGCTTTTAAAAATTTTAAAAGAGCCAAGGCTATCTAAAATTTTTATAGAGATAGGATTTGGTTCCGGTAGACATCTACTCTGGCAAGCAGAAAAAAACCCCGATGCTTTGGTCATAGGCATAGAGGTCTATAAGCCATCTATCGAGCAGGTCGCAAAGCTTGCAAAGAGTAAAAATTTAAACAATGTAGTTCTTATCAATAGCGATGCTAGGTTGCTTTTGTCCTTGATCGATTCAAATTTCATAGATAAAATTTTTCTTCACTTTCCTGTGCCCTGGGATGACGCTCCTCATAGGCGAGTAGTTTCTGAAAAATTTATAAAAGAGTGCGAAAGAACTCTTAAAATAGGCGGTAGATTCGAGCTTAGAAGTGATAGCAGAAATTATACAGAGTACACTATATCTCAGCTTTTAAATTTGCATAGCTCAAAACTTATTGTGGATAAAAATAAATATCTTAATGTTTCAAGTAAATATGAGGATAGATGGAAAAAACAGCTTAAAGACATATATGATGTAACTTTTGAGTGCGAAATAAAAAGCGAGCCCTTAAAAACACTTAGCGAGATGAAATTTGAAGGCGGTTACGATATCAAGGCTATATCTAAAAATTTTAAAAATATAATTATTAAAAAAGATGACTGTTTTTTGCATATTGAAGAGAAATTTGAAAAAAGCGAGGATGAAATTTTGCTTCGCATATCTTTTGGCGCATTTTCTCAGCCAGAGCAGTGTTATCTACTGCTCACTCCTAAAAGGTGTGAATACTTTATCAAAAAGCCGCTTTTAACGAGAGAAAATTTAGAGGCACATTTTGCACTAAAGGAGTATTTGGCTAATGCAAAAGATTATTAGTTCCAGAGGTCTTTCGCTAGGTTATAATCAAAATGAGCTTATAGTTCAAAATGTGGATTTGGATATTAGCGCTAGCGATTTTGTAATAATAACGGGTAAAAGTGGTAGCGGAAAATCTACTATAATTAAGTCGCTTTACGGAGAGATTAAGCCATACTCCGGCTCTCTTGAAGTTTGCCTTGCCAATATGAACGGGATAAGTCAAAAAAAGCTTAGTGAGGTTAGGCAAAAAATCGGAATCATATTTCAAAACTACCGCTTGATAAATGAGTGGAGTGTCGAGAGAAATGTGATGCTACCGCTTATGATAAAGGGGCTTGCGCATAATGTATGTAAAAATCAAGCACATAAGCTGCTAAAGCATGTAAATTTACTACACAAGGCTCATAAATTTCCACTTGAACTAAGTGGAGGGGAGCAGCAGCGTGTGGCTATGGCTAGAGCTTTGGCTCATAATCCAAATCTGCTCTTATGCGATGAACCTACCGGAAATTTGGATGATTATTCAAGCGATGTTATATGGTCGCTTTTGCGTTCTGCAAGGGAATTTTTAGGCACTTGCGTGGTAGTAGTAACTCATAAAATCCCATCTACCTTAAGGGTGCATTATCGTCACTTCGTGATAGAAAACGGAGGTGTGCATGAGATCTCTTAAGAATCATTTTGGAGTTATCTTTCCTCTTGTTGCTCTTCTTTTTTGTATCCAGTTTATAACTCTTGTGGGTAATGTCATAAAAGATTATGAAAAACTGATGAGTGAGGATTATAACATCATAGTAGTTAGCTCAAAAGATCTGAATAGCTCTAATATAAAGCCTTTGGTAAGTGATTTTGAATCCATCGAGAGATTGGGTACAAAATCGGTTTTAGATAGACTTTCTAAAGATATTTCAGCCAAAAATTTAAATATTTTACAGAACTCTTTGCCTAAATTTTACTCCATTAAACTGCAAATTTTTCCAAGTGTTGAATATATGGAGGAGATTAAAGCAAAGCTTCTGAAAGTAAATGGCGTTAGTAGAGTGGAGACATTTTCAAAGACTCATAATAAGATTTATAAAATTTTAAATCTAATTAAAAAAATATCTGAAATTTTTTCTATTTTAATTGTTATTTTAGGACTTATGCTAGTGCTAAAACAGATGAGAATTTGGCTATACGAGCATAAGGAACGAATAGACATCATGACTCTTTTTGGCGCATCTTTTTGGCTAAAATCAGGAGTGCTATATAAGATGGCTGTAGTTGATTCTATTATTGCTGCTATTATTGTTACCGTATTTTACTATTTGCTGCCTGATTTTAATGTTGTAATTTTTATGATGGATGAGGTTAGTTTAAAAATTCCTAATGTGGACATAATATATGAAGGAGGTAGGCTACTTGCCATATCTTTGGCGCTTAGCATAATAGCAGTTTCTTTGGTTATGAGAGAGGCTAAAAAGAACAGCATATGAAAATTTTACTATTTTTATTATTTTTTTTAGGAGCATCATTTTGTGCTAGTACTGATGATAAAATTAAAGTGCAGACGTCATCTTTGCAACTTTCAAATCAAATAGCAAGTAAGCTAAATAAAAAATTAGATGACTTAGCTAAAGACATCAAGGATGGAGAGTCGGAACTAGAGAAAATAGATTCTAAAATGAAAGAGTTATTAGCTCAGATTGCTGAGCTTGAAAATAGAGCAAGCAGTGCAAATAGCGAGCTTAAAAAGCTAAATGAACAAAATAGCGAACTCTTGCAAAATCAAAGACTTATAGAGCAAAATATGATACGTATAATATCAGATCATTTTGCGTTTGATCTTATTGCACCAAAAGAGTATGAGGACAGCAACGAAAGCATAATCGCAACTGAAATTTTGGTTAATTTAAATAGCGTGATAAAAGATGATTTCAAAAATTTAGTTAAGGATTATGAAAAGACCACAAATTCAATCAAAGATCAAAATGATAAGATACAAAATATACAGGCTGATTTAAAAACTTATAAACAAAAGCGAACGGAGCTTGCGTTGCTTCAAAGTGAACAGTCTAAGACCGTGGCTAATTTAAAGCAAGATAGGCAGAGCTATTCTAAAAAATTATCTATGATTCAAGAGCAGCAAAAAGAGATAAGAAAGACTCTAGAGGAGCTTAAAATAGTCGCAAGACAAGAGGTTGAAGAGGCAAAGAGGCTAGCGGAGCAAAAAGAAGCCGAAAAAACAAAAAAAGATAAAAAGCATAAAAAAGATAAAGATACTAAAGATGAAAAAAACAATGGTTCTGTTAAGCAAGTGGGCTCAAGCTATCAGGCAAGTTTAGTGAAAAAATATAGCGGAGAAAAGACGATAGCCCCTCTTGATAGCTTTACTGTTAAGCAAAAATTCGGAAACTATATCGATCCTATATATAATATTAAAATTTTTAATGAGTCCGTAGTGCTAAGCTCTCAAACCGCTGATGCAAAGGTAAAAAGCGTATTAAATGGCAAAGTTGTATTCGCAAAGGATACGGCTATGCTGGATAAGGTTGTAATTATAGAAAATGCAAACGGAATTCATACTATCTATGCACATCTTAGCCAAATAGCGCCTACTGTAAAAGTTGGCAAAAAGGTTCAAAAAGGCTATGTCATAGGACGAGTATCAAAAGATCTAACATTTGAAGTAACTCAAAAAAATTACCATATAGATCCGCTTGAAATGATAACCCTTAAATAGATATTTGAGATAAAAGATTAGCAGAATTTAAACACTTTTTTGCTAAAATGCTTGAATTTTAAGGAGAATTTATGGAGCGTAAAAAGCGAATTTTAGTCAAATTTTCGGGTGAGGCATTAGCTGGAGAGAGTGGGTTTGGTATAGATAATTTAGTTTTAAAATTTATCGCCAAGCAGATAAAAGAGCTTGTGGAAAACGGCGTTGAAGTAGGCATAGTTATAGGCGGCGGAAATATTATAAGAGGTGTGAGTGCCGCAAAAGACGGTATCATCAAACGCAC includes:
- a CDS encoding SseB family protein, which gives rise to MSEVLVKSMKQFLDNPSNKNENELIKELKKAEFIAPVIINQALAKPDGKAVYEEEGSNIKFILLEDEESTLSYFPAFTSKEEMMKWRSDSEQEVLNLQIKNYLAMLEASKEKYAGIVIDAFSYNLILNCETIKQICEI
- a CDS encoding DUF4198 domain-containing protein, which encodes MINKILATLFTLAILNAAYAHDFWVFGENSDKFRADIGYGHNFPHQEMIPKDETKSFIPLTIISKDGGKTELIQTGESYHYEGEKLKKGSYILAGEYKSTFWSKDANGKWYMDKTKDQIADSAYCMQASMYAKEVVNIDSEQDEFVTKTIGQKLEIVPLENPVNFDINKPFKIQILLEGKPLKTARIDGTFDKFLKDKFAFSATTDLEGITEVMALAPGKWILKVMHKRAFGESKRCDEEILIASFTFKIK
- a CDS encoding DUF2130 domain-containing protein, with the translated sequence MKNSIKCANCGHEIDVNLALKRELELEFNQKMALKQRDFEKELEVKRSEYKTHFEALKQKEKEFEKNLQDALNLKKAELENELKSKFESENLTLINSLKAELETKSRQVSELNLKTVEIEKLKREKDELESSIKAKAELEFSAKLSQEKEKIQKLIESQNELKFRQKDEQMEALKKQLNDAQRKIEQGSQQLQGEVQELAIEEWLRLKFPLDVIEEVKKGANGADCMQIVNTRDMQNCGKIYYESKRTKNFSNEWTEKFKADMRSSGADVGILVSEARPKDMERLGLVDGVWVCSYEEFKALSFVLRNGLVELKFAKNLSQNQGSKIELLYSYLTSNEFKMRIEAIVEGFTSMQDDLIKEQNAMKRIWKSREKQIEKVRDNAIEMFGSIKGIAGNAIGEIKRLELGFDDGDEMQSE
- a CDS encoding alkylphosphonate utilization protein; amino-acid sequence: MPKDANGTELNAGDNVTLIKDLKVKGAGATLKRGTIARNIKLTGNDKEVECRIDKMGVIVLKTEFLKKA
- a CDS encoding AraC family transcriptional regulator, translated to MSESRKLDKFFDEFECRVEFGEEKKYKEISFKDENLNCELEYYETGSGLGYCSYDIRYSENLRYLSKKSPHSFLCFNVGQSANSLSWSKDSLVLKPGQLCMGSINDSFMATSKHQGKSYKSQSIIIENSLIQELGIFKILSSDDEFCARIIDTNLTQNLILKELANSKIYSGKMREIFIESKILEMVYKSFAEVKAQDSDKFRYSEDDLKLIHKAREILLKDIQNPPTIKELATLCATNEFKLKNGFKHCFNTTIHRALQDERLKIAKSLLEQNDINVKEAAKIVGYSSFAHFTKIFKEKFGVLPMEILRGGKF
- a CDS encoding TonB-dependent receptor, with protein sequence MKAKYLKVAAVISLAACPYIFATESVSLGEVKVTANKIEEKLKDIPQSISVIDSIEVEEKGIKTIEDLLKSVPSISTTTGLHGGIFTRGLNGSIFTRTNPVTIFINGVAHGNQFGAYVPITNVERIEILKGPSSAIYGKDSIGGVINVVLKEPSNEWSGSVGAEYGSYKYRVGTFEANGALVDDVLYLGLNGSASKDQGWITDEITGKKSNGKELNNFGLNLKFIPTDRLSLKLFADRYYKKFNGTDGIVIPYDKFKSFKRDDVKTTRLESETHSLEKSNSIALNATYNFDSVDLSSITTYKKIDQSSNYDLDAGSKYFPHNNNLIMFSDMRIKNLSQEFRLSSNEEQNLRWIAGLFFENEKIDIRKMGMQFMMMGTPTEMDAPAKMNSKTASIFAQAIYPITSKLDLTLGGRYQKIKKDIKVDTYMYPVGSSKTAPFYSFENDASWNKFLPKIALEYALQDELSIYAMYAKGYLAGGFNSFPMGGTKDENKFESQTSDNYEIGIKGAYDSFRFSAAAFYMDIKDTHIYMIDPKNPANFITGNADKATSMGIELEGVARATKELAINMAASLLRTKYGNYISPNGKNNKGNKIEYNPEYKFSLGASYYAPFGLYARIDGNLIGKTYFDPQNSVARASYFTADAKIGYMKKNFDVYLYAKNIADKEYPMNVFDRSYGVLVEYDKGRTFGLGVKYSF